In Streptococcus pneumoniae, the sequence TTTTGAATTCTCCATAAAAAATGGGGGTGGACTTTTTATCTATCTCTCCCTCTCTCTCTTTATCTATCTCTATATCTTTCCATGTAATTCCAATCTGGAGTACCTCTACTGTCTATCGGTAATTTAATTTTGATATCTGGCAATACTGTGCTAGATATTTGATCTTTATATTCAGTATTTTTTAAAGCTTGCCTAATAATTGAAGTTAAATAGAATGCTACTTCTTTATTCAATTCTTTATTTTTTAATTTTAAACAATGAATTTTCATATCTAGGCTTGCTTTATATTTATGATAAAAGACTGCTCCTAAAAATGAAACAGATATAAAATTTTCAAAAACTCTATAATTTTTATCATCTATATCTTCGTAGTAACCTAAGATACCATTGTCAATATTTGTAGCACTAATTCTAGGAGTTTTTCCATCGAGTAAATATCTTTTTGGAATAGATGAGCCTGTTGGTACTTGACTCGATTTCCCCTTTTTTTCGGTAATAAATATTTCTTTTTATTTTGTTGTCCGATATTTTTCCTACCTGTCCTTTGTAGGATGAGTATTTTCTAGATTTTCTTGAATAACTTTTTACTTGAAGTTTTAGCTTTTGAACTAGTCGTTGTACTTTCTTTTTGTTTATTATCAGTCCTGATCTTTTTAATATTGCTGTTATTCTCTATATCCTATTTTTCATTCATGATATTCTTTTACTAATTTTATCTTAAATTCTGTGCTGTATTTGCCATTAAAAAACTGACCTCCTTTAGTTAGTTTTTTGGCCTAACTTTTGAGGGTCAGTTCAAA encodes:
- a CDS encoding restriction endonuclease subunit S, giving the protein MFITEKKGKSSQVPTGSSIPKRYLLDGKTPRISATNIDNGILGYYEDIDDKNYRVFENFISVSFLGAVFYHKYKASLDMKIHCLKLKNKELNKEVAFYLTSIIRQALKNTEYKDQISSTVLPDIKIKLPIDSRGTPDWNYMERYRDR